The genomic stretch GTTGACTGATCACAGTCACCCGAAAGACTATGCAGATGTGCTTCTTCCAACCTATGGTCCATCTCACCGGATTCGATATTCTGCAAATCCTCCACAAGGGTCTCATAGTGCCTTTCGACCTCCTCTGCGCTCTTCCCTCCAATCATGGCGGCGACCGTGTTCCACCGTTCGGGATTCTGTTCATCAACGATGGCTAAAGCAAGCTCAAACATCTTGTTCTCCTCCCAGCTCCACCCCGAAAACACGTCTTCGAATTCACCCATGTTACCACAGTCAAGAAACCCAATACTCACATTCAATGGTATGTTGTATGAAACAATCTACAACAACCTTGATTGATATTAGGATTGTGTTTGGGTCAGATTTCAGAGAATTTCCCTTCTAAAATAtcttcctttttttgttttttatttcccttctctTGGGAGAGTCTGCACAACTAAAACAAAAGAGGAACAAGGAAAGATACCTtgtatagaaaaataaaataaaataaaataaaaaacaacatcAGAGTCCAAGCCCTTCAGGCCAAAACTACAAAAATAACTGGCAGCCAAACACACCCATCATCTAATTCCCCATTGCTGGCAACACCCAAAATCCAATTTTCCATTTACTGCAAAGATTCCAGGATCTCTCTGATCCCAAACAAAAACCTGACAAAAATGCAAAAACACCCATGTTTTCTCTCTCTGTTTCATAAAACCTACCCACCTCCAATTTCCTTATCATTGACTGAATTTTCCATGTTATCttcgaagaaaagaaaagacccaATAGTTACAGTAGATTACATTAGTCTAAAACAATTGGATGGGATAGATTTTAAAAGGAGAGGTCCTTTTCAATGACTTCTCATGAGGAAAGAGAAACAGCTGTAAaaagaaatcaagggtggaaattAAGGCTAAAGAGATggttttttcttcctctttttcttatcTTGATTTGTCAGCAAGTGTAAGACTCAAACCTTTCAccttttattttgtttcttttttcatgTCAGGTTGGTTTGTTAGATGTTAAGCTGTCACCTTCAATCCAGACATTTTGGTCCCATTAGATATATACAAGATCTTGCTGTATTTCTCATGAGATGTGCAGTGAGAATATCACCCTCTCTTATATGATTGGAATGCAACTcactatttttcctttttctttttaaattttataaaagaCGAAAAATTGTCATATTGTTTTGGTAAGAAactcttttaaataaaaaaaaaaaaaaaaccatctcgAATcatgactcggttcgactcggctTCATTTGCCTTGACTCGGTGAAACTCAAGAAGACTCAAACAAAAAAGAAcaaagagaataaaaaataaaataaaatacggGCCAATAATCTACAACTTTATACCTTTTAAATCTTGAATTTACCAAGACTCAGAAAACCCAACCGAGTTACTCAGACTCAAATGGACTCAGTAGACTCTGgggcatagttcaaaaacccgacAATTCAATTCGACTAGATCCCCAGGGATAAGGTATTTCATAACGAtaacagtggccataacggccactaccattacctttacaatacAGGTGGTAATgactgttacggccgttacatctctttttttaattaaaaaaaatctacaaaacCTGTATCTACCCTATGAGAGACCATTACAGAATTATTATGACCTTTACAAGAGACCTAACGAGTCATTAACAGTAGTTACAAGTcatttttccataacggttgttacagcTGTTGTGACCCCATAACATGTAATGgct from Magnolia sinica isolate HGM2019 chromosome 17, MsV1, whole genome shotgun sequence encodes the following:
- the LOC131231092 gene encoding protein RADIALIS-like 3, with amino-acid sequence MGEFEDVFSGWSWEENKMFELALAIVDEQNPERWNTVAAMIGGKSAEEVERHYETLVEDLQNIESGEMDHRLEEAHLHSLSGDCDQSTYWTDEDQKLLIQLGI